One window of the Candidatus Hydrogenedentota bacterium genome contains the following:
- a CDS encoding propionyl-CoA synthetase, producing MAGEYQAAYEESIRNPEKFWGAAGEAVQWHRKYTRVLDASRRPFYGWFPDGELNTCYNALDWHVESGRGDQAALIYDSPVTGVVRHITYRELREEVARFAGALRSLDVSRGDTVIIYMPMIPEAVVAMLACARIGAVHSVVFGGFAPHELAVRIDDAKPKVILSASCGIEGKKVIEYHPLLDRAIALSSHRPDRCVIFQRPQAAAPLTPGRDLDWTVLMRDADPVGCIPLRATDPLYILYTSGTTGLPKGVVRENGGHAVALKWTMKYLYGVEPGDVYWAASDVGWVVGHSYIVYAPLLYGCTTVLYEGKPVGTPDPGAFWRVIAQHGVKALFTAPTAIRAIKREDPEGHYLKQHNLAGFKYLFLAGERLDPDTYHWASKLLNVPVIDHWWQTETGWAIAANCAGLEFLPIKAGSPTKPAPGYEVAILDGEGRALPTGKEGVIGIRLPLPPGTFPTLWRNDAKYVESYLDPYPGYYFTGDGGYIDEDGYLYVMGRVDDVINVAGHRLSTGAMEEVIAQHPDVAECAVVGVADDLKGQLPFGFVVLKNGVERAETDVVGDLIRMIRDQIGAVACFKQASVVKRLPKTRSGKILRGTMRKMADGQSYSVPSTIDDPVILDEIASSLREKGFQPLPRA from the coding sequence ATGGCCGGGGAGTATCAAGCCGCATATGAGGAGTCGATTCGCAATCCGGAGAAGTTCTGGGGCGCGGCGGGCGAGGCCGTGCAGTGGCACCGCAAGTACACGCGCGTCCTGGACGCGTCGCGCAGACCCTTCTATGGCTGGTTCCCGGACGGGGAGCTGAACACCTGCTACAACGCGCTGGATTGGCACGTCGAGTCGGGCCGGGGCGATCAGGCCGCGCTGATTTACGACAGCCCGGTGACGGGCGTCGTGCGGCACATCACGTACCGGGAACTGCGCGAGGAAGTGGCCCGGTTCGCGGGGGCGCTGCGTTCGTTGGACGTGTCGCGGGGCGACACGGTGATTATCTACATGCCGATGATCCCGGAAGCGGTGGTGGCGATGCTGGCTTGCGCGCGAATCGGGGCGGTGCACTCGGTCGTGTTCGGCGGTTTCGCGCCGCACGAATTGGCGGTGCGCATTGACGATGCGAAGCCCAAGGTCATTCTGTCCGCTTCATGCGGCATAGAGGGCAAGAAGGTCATCGAATATCACCCGCTGTTGGACAGGGCCATCGCGTTGTCGAGCCATCGTCCTGACCGGTGCGTCATTTTCCAGCGGCCGCAGGCCGCCGCGCCGCTGACGCCGGGGCGCGACCTCGATTGGACCGTGCTGATGCGCGACGCGGACCCTGTCGGCTGTATACCCTTGCGCGCGACGGACCCCCTGTACATCTTGTACACTTCGGGAACGACAGGTCTGCCCAAGGGCGTCGTGCGCGAGAACGGCGGCCATGCCGTGGCTCTGAAATGGACCATGAAATATCTTTACGGCGTCGAGCCCGGCGACGTGTACTGGGCCGCGTCCGACGTGGGCTGGGTGGTGGGACACTCTTACATCGTGTACGCGCCGCTGCTCTATGGCTGCACGACCGTGCTGTACGAAGGAAAACCGGTCGGCACGCCCGACCCGGGCGCGTTCTGGCGTGTCATCGCGCAGCACGGCGTCAAGGCGCTGTTCACCGCGCCCACGGCCATCCGCGCAATCAAGCGGGAGGACCCGGAGGGCCACTATCTGAAGCAGCACAACCTTGCCGGATTCAAGTATTTGTTTCTTGCCGGCGAACGGCTCGACCCGGACACCTATCACTGGGCCAGCAAGCTCCTCAATGTGCCCGTGATCGACCACTGGTGGCAGACGGAGACCGGCTGGGCCATAGCGGCGAATTGCGCCGGCCTCGAATTTCTACCGATCAAGGCAGGGTCGCCCACAAAACCCGCGCCGGGATACGAGGTGGCCATTCTCGACGGAGAGGGCCGCGCATTGCCCACCGGGAAGGAGGGTGTCATTGGCATTCGCCTGCCACTGCCGCCGGGCACGTTTCCGACCTTGTGGCGCAACGACGCCAAGTACGTGGAATCCTATCTGGACCCGTACCCGGGGTATTACTTCACGGGCGACGGCGGCTACATCGATGAAGACGGCTATCTGTACGTCATGGGCCGGGTGGACGATGTGATCAATGTGGCGGGGCATCGCCTCTCGACGGGCGCGATGGAAGAGGTGATTGCACAGCACCCGGACGTGGCGGAATGCGCCGTCGTCGGCGTGGCAGACGACTTGAAGGGCCAGTTGCCGTTTGGGTTTGTCGTGTTGAAGAATGGCGTCGAACGCGCGGAAACCGATGTTGTGGGCGACCTGATCCGGATGATCCGCGACCAAATAGGCGCCGTGGCCTGTTTCAAACAGGCTTCCGTCGTCAAGCGGTTGCCGAAAACGCGCTCGGGCAAGATTCTGCGCGGCACCATGCGCAAAATGGCCGACGGTCAATCGTACAGCGTGCCGTCCACCATCGATGACCCGGTCATTCTCGACGAGATTGCGAGCTCTCTGAGGGAGAAGGGGTTTCAGCCGTTGCCGCGGGCGTGA
- a CDS encoding class I SAM-dependent methyltransferase, with product MLLVKMLDKPAWYDVKTRLLSLGRASVRDFLRQTVTPREGGRVLDVGCGTGAHGRTFAGRMRYFGVDQNGVYVRHAIARRGEPFAVMDAAKIAFPDGAFDVVFAVGLFHHLSDAQAVAAAREMRRVTKDNGTALVIDAVLPPQWNLLGRCLCRWDRGHHVREQAALTALLAPEGFRLLLENIPRSFPYQRAVWVLDVLRS from the coding sequence ATGCTCCTGGTGAAGATGCTCGATAAGCCGGCCTGGTACGACGTGAAGACACGGCTCTTGTCACTGGGCAGGGCCAGCGTGCGTGACTTCCTGCGCCAGACTGTAACACCGCGCGAAGGGGGCCGTGTCCTCGACGTCGGCTGTGGTACCGGAGCGCATGGCCGGACCTTTGCGGGCAGGATGCGTTATTTTGGCGTCGATCAGAACGGAGTCTACGTTCGACACGCGATTGCGCGGCGCGGAGAACCCTTTGCTGTAATGGACGCCGCCAAGATTGCCTTTCCTGATGGCGCTTTTGATGTCGTATTCGCGGTTGGCCTCTTCCATCATCTTTCAGATGCGCAGGCGGTGGCCGCCGCGCGCGAGATGAGACGGGTGACGAAGGACAACGGCACAGCCTTGGTCATTGACGCAGTTCTGCCGCCCCAATGGAACCTGCTCGGGCGTTGCCTGTGCCGGTGGGACCGCGGGCATCACGTGCGGGAACAGGCAGCGCTAACGGCCCTGCTCGCGCCCGAAGGGTTTCGATTGCTGCTCGAAAACATACCTCGGAGCTTTCCTTACCAGCGCGCGGTATGGGTATTGGACGTATTGCGCTCATAA